One window from the genome of Gavia stellata isolate bGavSte3 chromosome 10, bGavSte3.hap2, whole genome shotgun sequence encodes:
- the B3GALT2 gene encoding beta-1,3-galactosyltransferase 2, protein MLQWRRRHCCFAKMTWNTKRSLFRTHLIGLISLVFLFAVFLFFNHHDWLPGRAGFKENPMAYTIRGFRSTKSETNHSSLRNMWKDAVPQTLRPQTVTNSNNTDLSLQGVTGLENTLSANGSIYNEKGTGHPTSYHFKYIINEPEKCQEKTPFLILLIAAEPGQVEARQAIRQTWGNESLTPSIQIVRIFLLGLSIKINGYLQRTILEESRQYHDIIQQEYLDTYYNLTIKTLMGMNWVASYCPHVPYVMKTDSDMFINTEYLIHKLLKPELPPRHKYFTGYLMRGYAPNRNKDSKWYMPPDLYPSERYPVFCSGTGYVFSGDLAEKIFKVSLSIRRLHLEDVYVGICLAKLRIDPMPPPNEFVFNHWRVSYSSCKYSHLITSHQFQPSELIKYWNHLQQNKHNACANAAKEKAGRYRHRKLH, encoded by the coding sequence ATGCTTCAGTGGAGAAGACGACACTGCTGCTTTGCAAAGATGACCTGGAATACCAAAAGGTCTCTGTTTCGCACCCATCTTATTGGCCTGATCTCTCTcgtatttctttttgctgtgttCCTGTTCTTTAATCATCACGACTGgctgccaggcagggctggatTCAAAGAAAATCCCATGGCTTACACTATACGAGGATTTCGATCTACAAAAAGCGAGACAAACCACAGCTCTCTAAGGAACATGTGGAAAGATGCCGTACCTCAGACACTCAGGCCTCAAACAGTCACCAACTCCAACAACACGGATCTGTCACTGCAAGGAGTAACTGGTTTGGAAAATACACTTAGTGCCAATGGAAGTATTTACAATGAAAAAGGTACCGGGCATCCAACTTCGTATCATTTCAAATACATCATCAACGAGCCTGAGAAATGCCAAGAGAAGACCCCTTTTCTAATATTGCTCATAGCTGCAGAGCCAGGCCAGGTGGAAGCTAGACAAGCTATTCGACAAACTTGGGGTAACGAAAGCCTGACACCTAGCATCCAAATTGTTCGTATTTTTTTGCTGGGGTTAAGCATCAAGATAAATGGATACCTCCAGCGTACCATACTAGAGGAAAGCAGACAGTACCACGACATCATTCAACAGGAATACTTAGACACCTACTATAATTTAACCATCAAAACTCTGATGGGAATGAACTGGGTTGCATCTTATTGTCCACATGTTCCATATGTTATGAAAACTGACAGTGATATGTTTATCAACACTGAATATTTAATACACAAGCTTCTGAAACCAGAACTTCCTCCGAGGCACAAGTATTTCACAGGTTATTTAATGAGAGGTTATGCACCTAATAGGAACAAGGATAGTAAGTGGTATATGCCACCTGATTTGTATCCAAGTGAACGTTATCCTGTATTCTGCTCTGGAACTGGTTATGTTTTTTCTGGAGATTTAGCAGAAAAAATCTTTAAAGTCTCCTTAAGCATCAGACGTTTACATTTAGAGGATGTATATGTGGGGATCTGTCTTGCCAAGCTGCGAATTGACCCTATGCCTCCACCCAATGAGTTTGTCTTCAATCACTGGCGAGTTTCTTACTCCAGCTGTAAATATAGCCACCTAATTACCTCCCATCAGTTCCAACCTAGTGAACTGATCAAATACTGGAACCACTTACAACAAAATAAGCACAATGCCTGTGCCAATGCAGCgaaagaaaaagcaggcagGTATCGCCATCGTAAACTGCACTAG